The nucleotide sequence ATCTGTTGATTCACAACATTAGATGAAAGGAGAAACTCGGCACAGCTGCTCAAAGAAGATGCAGAGAGCAAGAGAcaaagggggggggcgggaaataGAAAGCATCTGTCAAAGTATCTCAGGGACTAGAAGGTACGACCACAGTATGTAGCAATGACCCCAAACTTGGATGGCAATAAAAGGGTttaagacacattcatggaggataagactattcAATGGCTGCTAACACTGGTGCCTATGTACCACTTCTGGTATTGGATGTGGTATGCCTCCCAGGGTATGCAAGTTCCTGGGAACCACAACTGGGGAATGTGATGTTGCTCTCACACCCTACTTGTGGAAATCCCATAGGCATTTGCAtgaccactgtgaggacagagtgcaggactagatgggctttagGGGTGATCCAGAAGGGCTTTTGGCTGACTCCAACTTTGGAGGGCTTCCTTGAACAAACTGTTACTTGGTTCCCTATCGGATTTTGGCTAGCAGGCCTATCACTGTGTGTTGTCCTGAGTCAGCACCTGGACGGAGCCTTGGAAGGGATAGAAGGATGTTAATATCCCAGTGTTGTTGTGTTCCCATGGAAACTAATTGTTAGACTAATTCTCTTAAGTCTTCTGAATACTTGAAAGGGGAGGGAAGCAGATTTCACCCCCCTTCAACCCCCACTACGGATGTTGCAGTTGGCATGAATACACTCTATAAACTTAAAGTACCCCTACAAAGAAATAATTGGAACTTCAGTTTATCCAGCTagaattcccaacacccttaacaaactactgttcccaagATCCTTTGTGTGGGTGTAGGTGCTTTATATACAcagaggaagagacagagagTCGAGTTTGGGTTCCTCTTAGGATCCTAGCTGTCTTCCTGGAGATCTGACATGGGACTTTGGTTATCTGTTGGAGTGTTTAAACTGTGCCTCCTCCTGTGCTCAACCTGTATAGTtgtaaacaaaagaaaatatgatAAAATGTCAATACGCCTCCAGTGACTTTTCTTCCAAAGAAAACCAAACTTGGGTAAGCCCTGCATCCCTCACCATTTGAGAAGCGGGGTGAGAATAATGCTGGTGTGAGAGTGGGATTGTGTTTACACAGAAAAGAACTGTGAGCTGATGTGACTGAGCCAGAATGGAGGAATGAGAAGCAACACATTCTGGTTCCAGCAGTTTCAGACGGCTGCAGTTCCTGCACTCCAGAGGCAAATTCTTGCAGTGGGAGCAAGCCAGAAACCTATGTGTTTCATAGTGTAAAAGAAACGGGGGGATGAGAGGTGCCTTAATTTTGGACTGGGAAGGTAGGCAGAGGGATAGAAATTTCTTGCTGCCAACTTGAATGGACTAGGACAGCTTGTTTTGAACAATGTTCCACTGGACAGATGGATAGTTAGTTCCAAGGAATGGATTTGACTGGTCAGGGtaacagaagaaagaaaaggaaaccatTTGCCCTTAAGGGACAATATGATTGGAAGGATGTCCCTTAGATCTTCCTGCAGCAGTGCCTTGAAAGCCTTTGTGCAATGCAAAGCTTTGGAGCTTCATGAAAACCCTGGATAAAAAGTCTGCCCAGGACAATGCACTGTTTGTAGATGGGAGCTTGTGCTTTTTTGGACTACCTATTGATTTTTAGGAATCAGTCCAACAGCTTTCCCACAGTAGGTGGTTTGGTCACATCTAAGATTCACTGGAATGTAAATTTGCAAAGATTATAACAGCAGAGATTTTGTGGGCCTGTGCCTTCGGATGGCAAGGAAAAAATGGCTTGCACTGCAGCAACGCAAGAGATGGGAAAGATCTGTAATGTCTTAGATGAAGATATCTTTCTGTAATGCAGTTCTGATGTCACAAAGTGGAACTTCTCATAGCTCTGAGATGCGGGGTGAAAGCAACAATACATTACGCAAGGTTCAGCTGCTCCGTGTACCATCAAATATTTCATATTAAAAATTAACGAGTCGGTGGCTGCCAGAGCAAGATGCAAATGGATGGAACGGGAGTTTGGGTCACCTTCTTTAGCACCAAGAGATTTAATGAGAGATGAGTTTTCCATTACAGTTGAGAGTACTGCAGTGAAGGATTAAGGAATATATCTATCTTGAAAACAAACCCCTTCCTGATGGTTCTTTGGCTATTTTGCCCCTCCACCCACCCGCTTAATACGGTACAAATAATATACCGGTAAGTAACAAAGGGCTTCatcttttttccccccatctacAATGCACTTCTTCATGAGGAAAAAAATGACTTATGTCAGCTGCTTTCCATCCTGCCTCTCAGTCAGGTTATAGTGGAACAAGGTAAAAACAAATTTGGAAAGAAAGACACCCAGGGAAGTACAATGAATTTTCTTCTCTCAACCCAGCCAGCAAGGGAGATCTATATGCACATAATAAAGCACAggacccaggaagctgccttatatattttttttttcaggttttatgtttttatttactgAAACAAATTATCCAAAATACAAGAACAGGTTCAAACAAAAAATAACCCTATTCCCGATCCCTTCTCCTTTCATTACCCTAAGGTGCAAAAGGaatgaaagacacacacacaacctccaaAGGAGGCAAGACGCGCACTCCTCCAAAGGAAAAGGAGGATTCGAAACGTGACAACAGAAAACCTGCATACAGTATTCCCCagtctttccatttttaagggaGACACAAGTCATGACAATGGCACAGTCACATGGATTTAGAGAGACTGCCTGCTACATCCTGAGAAACTAGAGGGCAGGGATTGTTTTCCTAACTGAACGCACAGCACACAAGACACTCAAATCCACTGGCAGCTGTAGCTTCCTCTttgcaataaaaaacaattaacgGCCTAGAAATTGGAGAATTTAGTCAGCCAGTCAGCCTCTGTGCCTTTTAGAATGGTTGGGCATTTTACAAAAGCTTCAAAAAGcaagctttctaggcatgggaatGTCAAACGATGGTGCTGCTCCTGCTcaaaaattggaaacagagcatATGTGGGCTAGGAATACCAGGTTACAAATACAGTCCCCAGGAGACTTCTCTTATGAGTCATTGGGAAGACCAAAGAGCTTCACGGTTCCAGCTTCTCTGCTGCTATCATATTTGCCATCTTTGTCATCGCAGGCGAAGGCCAACAGGGGCCGCTTTGGATGCCAAGCCACAGTGAACGTTGAAGACTCGCACTGCACTTCCCACAGCTTCTCTCCTGTTTCTACCTCAGCAATGTCAATGAAGTGATCTTCAGAGGCTGAAGCCAGCATCTTCCCATCATGGCTGAAACTCAGTGTCCTCACAGGCCAGTCAAGCCTAGAAAAGCATCGCACGCATACAAGCTCATCCACATCCCAGAGGCTAACCAATGCATCAGCACTTCCTGTAGCAAAATACTTGCCCGTTGGGTCAAATTTGATACAGATGCAGTTCGAAGGATGGGCATTAATTGACTGGATGAGCTTCAGCTGAGGATGTTGATGCAACCGTTGCCATTGGTGAGAAAAAACATGTTGTTGTCATTGTTCCAAGAGATCTCATTCACCTCAAACTTGAACTGTTCCTCGGCTTTGGACCGATATGTTTTAGCATCAATGAAGGTGACCACATCATCCTTGTTCCCTACTGCAATAGTCTGTCCGTCAGGGCTCCAACAAATGTTAATATTCTCCCCCTTGGTATTCACAGAGGCAATACATTTAGTAGTGCGGACATCCCATATACGGATGGTTTTGTCTCCAGACGCAGTGACAAATAAGTCCGGGTTGCTGGGGTGCCAGCACAACTGATCCACACTGTCTCCATGGCCACGGCAATTATTCTCCTTCACCAGCCGGTCCTTGTCGAGCACGAAGACGCTGGCGGTCTTGTTGAAGGAGCCGGAAGCGAGGCGGCGGCCGCAGCAGCTCCAGGCCACCGAGTGGACCTTGGCCACGTGCGCGGGGAACTCGTGGATGCGCGTGTTGGCCCGGAACAGCTCCTGATTGGACTGCACGTACGGGGAGAGCGCCATGGCAACCGGGCCCAACCGAAGCGGgccgaagctgccttatattgagacaCAGCCTTAGTCCTTCTAGCACAGTATAGTCCCCAGGGACTGGCAGGTATTCTCCGGGGTTTCAGGAAAGGTTCTCTTCTTGTCcttctggagatgctgaggattgaacctgggatcttctgcatgcaaagcagatgctctaccactgagctatggccctcagACTGGTCAAGATTCCAGTCAAGGAGTGTTTGAATAGTAAGACGTTTAGGTGGAAATGCAGTAGGTGAAAGGGCTTGCCTGTGCTGAAAGCCAGTCTCTTTCAAAGACGGTCTCTTTCAAAATATTATATcagctaaaaaaattaaaaattccctCTTTTCCCATTAGGACCAAGCAACACGTTTTTCTGGAACGCACACAtaaatgctgccccccccccctttgtaagcCCAACTGACCAGACCCCAAAAGAAGATCCTGCCCATTTTATACTTTTCCTTT is from Podarcis raffonei isolate rPodRaf1 chromosome 3, rPodRaf1.pri, whole genome shotgun sequence and encodes:
- the LOC128410347 gene encoding LOW QUALITY PROTEIN: THO complex subunit 3-like (The sequence of the model RefSeq protein was modified relative to this genomic sequence to represent the inferred CDS: inserted 1 base in 1 codon), with translation MALSPYVQSNQELFRANTRIHEFPAHVAKVHSVAWSCCGRRLASGSFNKTASVFVLDKDRLVKENNCRGHGDSVDQLCWHPSNPDLFVTASGDKTIRIWDVRTTKCIASVNTKGENINICWSPDGQTIAVGNKDDVVTFIDAKTYRSKAEEQFKFEVNEISWNNDNNMFFLTNGNGCINXPQLKLIQSINAHPSNCICIKFDPTGKYFATGSADALVSLWDVDELVCVRCFSRLDWPVRTLSFSHDGKMLASASEDHFIDIAEVETGEKLWEVQCESSTFTVAWHPKRPLLAFACDDKDGKYDSSREAGTVKLFGLPNDS